A genomic window from Bubalus bubalis isolate 160015118507 breed Murrah chromosome X, NDDB_SH_1, whole genome shotgun sequence includes:
- the GPM6B gene encoding neuronal membrane glycoprotein M6-b isoform X4, protein MKSAMETAAEENTEQSRERKGCFECCIKCLGGVPYASLVATILCFSGVALFCGCGHVALAGTVAILEQHFSTNTSDHALLSEVIQLMQYVIYGIASFFFLYGIILLAEGFYTTSAVKELHGEFKTTACGRCISGMFVFLTYVLGVAWLGVFGFSAVPVFMFYNIWSTCEVIKSPQTNGTAGVEQICVDIRQYGIIPWNAFPGRICGSALENICNTNEFYMSYHLFIVACAGAGATVIALIHFLMILSSNWAYLKDASKMQAYQDIKAKEEQELQDIQSRSKEQLNSYT, encoded by the exons GCTGCTTTGAATGCTGCATCAAGTGTCTGGGCGGAGTCCCCTACGCCTCCCTGGTGGCCACCATCCTCTGCTTCTCGGGTGTCGCCCTGTTCTGCGGCTGTGGGCATGTGGCTCTGGCAGGCACCGTGGCGATCCTGGAGCAGCACTTCTCCACCAACACCAGCGACCATGCCCTGCTGAGTGAGGT AATTCAGCTGATGCAGTATGTCATCTACGGAATTGCATCCTTTTTCTTCTTGTATGGGATCATTCTGCTGGCAGAAGGCTTCTACACCACGAGTGCAGTGAAAGAACTGCATGGGGAGTTTAAAACAACCGCCTGTGGCCGGTGCATCAGTGGGATG TTCGTCTTCCTCACCTATGTGTTGGGAGTGGCCTGGCTGGGTGTGTTTGGTTTCTCGGCAGTGCCAGTGTTTATGTTCTACAACATATGGTCCACCTGTGAAGTCATCAAGTCCCCCCAAACCAACGGGACAGCAGGAGTGGAGCAGATCTGTGTGGACATCCGGCAATATG GAATCATCCCTTGGAATgctttcccaggaagaatatgTGGCTCGGCCCTGGAAAACATCTGCAACACCAACGAG TTCTACATGTCCTATCACCTGTTCATCGTGGCCTGTGCCGGAGCTGGCGCCACCGTCATTGCCCTG ATCCACTTCCTCATGATACTGTCTTCTAACTGGGCTTACTTAAAGGATGCAAGCAAAATGCAGGCTTACCAGGATATCAAAGCAAAGGAAGAACAGGAACTGCAAGATATCCAGTCTCGGTCAAAAGAACAACTCAATTCTTACACATAA
- the GPM6B gene encoding neuronal membrane glycoprotein M6-b isoform X6: MKSAMETAAEENTEQSRERKGCFECCIKCLGGVPYASLVATILCFSGVALFCGCGHVALAGTVAILEQHFSTNTSDHALLSEVIQLMQYVIYGIASFFFLYGIILLAEGFYTTSAVKELHGEFKTTACGRCISGMFVFLTYVLGVAWLGVFGFSAVPVFMFYNIWSTCEVIKSPQTNGTAGVEQICVDIRQYGIIPWNAFPGRICGSALENICNTNEFYMSYHLFIVACAGAGATVIALLIYMMATTYNYAVLKFKSREDCCTKF; this comes from the exons GCTGCTTTGAATGCTGCATCAAGTGTCTGGGCGGAGTCCCCTACGCCTCCCTGGTGGCCACCATCCTCTGCTTCTCGGGTGTCGCCCTGTTCTGCGGCTGTGGGCATGTGGCTCTGGCAGGCACCGTGGCGATCCTGGAGCAGCACTTCTCCACCAACACCAGCGACCATGCCCTGCTGAGTGAGGT AATTCAGCTGATGCAGTATGTCATCTACGGAATTGCATCCTTTTTCTTCTTGTATGGGATCATTCTGCTGGCAGAAGGCTTCTACACCACGAGTGCAGTGAAAGAACTGCATGGGGAGTTTAAAACAACCGCCTGTGGCCGGTGCATCAGTGGGATG TTCGTCTTCCTCACCTATGTGTTGGGAGTGGCCTGGCTGGGTGTGTTTGGTTTCTCGGCAGTGCCAGTGTTTATGTTCTACAACATATGGTCCACCTGTGAAGTCATCAAGTCCCCCCAAACCAACGGGACAGCAGGAGTGGAGCAGATCTGTGTGGACATCCGGCAATATG GAATCATCCCTTGGAATgctttcccaggaagaatatgTGGCTCGGCCCTGGAAAACATCTGCAACACCAACGAG TTCTACATGTCCTATCACCTGTTCATCGTGGCCTGTGCCGGAGCTGGCGCCACCGTCATTGCCCTG CTGATCTACATGATGGCTACCACATATAACTATGCGGTTTTGAAGTTTAAGAGTCGGGAAGATTGCTGCACTAAGTTCTAA
- the GPM6B gene encoding neuronal membrane glycoprotein M6-b isoform X5, translating to MGCFECCIKCLGGVPYASLVATILCFSGVALFCGCGHVALAGTVAILEQHFSTNTSDHALLSEVIQLMQYVIYGIASFFFLYGIILLAEGFYTTSAVKELHGEFKTTACGRCISGMFVFLTYVLGVAWLGVFGFSAVPVFMFYNIWSTCEVIKSPQTNGTAGVEQICVDIRQYGIIPWNAFPGRICGSALENICNTNEFYMSYHLFIVACAGAGATVIALIHFLMILSSNWAYLKDASKMQAYQDIKAKEEQELQDIQSRSKEQLNSYT from the exons GCTGCTTTGAATGCTGCATCAAGTGTCTGGGCGGAGTCCCCTACGCCTCCCTGGTGGCCACCATCCTCTGCTTCTCGGGTGTCGCCCTGTTCTGCGGCTGTGGGCATGTGGCTCTGGCAGGCACCGTGGCGATCCTGGAGCAGCACTTCTCCACCAACACCAGCGACCATGCCCTGCTGAGTGAGGT AATTCAGCTGATGCAGTATGTCATCTACGGAATTGCATCCTTTTTCTTCTTGTATGGGATCATTCTGCTGGCAGAAGGCTTCTACACCACGAGTGCAGTGAAAGAACTGCATGGGGAGTTTAAAACAACCGCCTGTGGCCGGTGCATCAGTGGGATG TTCGTCTTCCTCACCTATGTGTTGGGAGTGGCCTGGCTGGGTGTGTTTGGTTTCTCGGCAGTGCCAGTGTTTATGTTCTACAACATATGGTCCACCTGTGAAGTCATCAAGTCCCCCCAAACCAACGGGACAGCAGGAGTGGAGCAGATCTGTGTGGACATCCGGCAATATG GAATCATCCCTTGGAATgctttcccaggaagaatatgTGGCTCGGCCCTGGAAAACATCTGCAACACCAACGAG TTCTACATGTCCTATCACCTGTTCATCGTGGCCTGTGCCGGAGCTGGCGCCACCGTCATTGCCCTG ATCCACTTCCTCATGATACTGTCTTCTAACTGGGCTTACTTAAAGGATGCAAGCAAAATGCAGGCTTACCAGGATATCAAAGCAAAGGAAGAACAGGAACTGCAAGATATCCAGTCTCGGTCAAAAGAACAACTCAATTCTTACACATAA